From the Miscanthus floridulus cultivar M001 unplaced genomic scaffold, ASM1932011v1 os_2100_1_2, whole genome shotgun sequence genome, the window aattgactccaaggagtatgcaaggctttataagtggaggtagcttgacaacattttgcataaaaagcgattaactcaattatacaattataattctgtcatcaagttaattataactatccatctctagattagcaactatcctgtaccaaacatgtggtatattattttaaaagcatactctagtaaccatagcaggtgttgtaattccatattcattcgaaccatcatgttccataacacagttactatgatgttggagatagccaagtttctcactatctgggagagacggcgattcgaatcaatttcaaccagctaggaatttattcctaacacaaacccaggcagaccagatcaacggtcaccttaggtcacctttggtacaactcaggtacacatttcgcgggtccgtaccacgccgcacaatctgggacaccaaatgccaggacattcaggcctagcctgcccttgggctcagtctgatcgccccccgcaaggagcacacaacagaacagggcccgacctgagttgagctactcggcttcgcggtcggaacgagttatccagccaggtaagtgataggcatgtattcaatcttgttagaagttccaacaacggtacggtccttgatcggcatagacagaatcacatgagtcaacccacacatagactccttccggcctcgatttacatcaccccatggttctgttccacgatagcaaatatagccaaccgtgcttcggtatccacctaaatctcacaggtgacaagaaatcacccgacttctaccggtctaagcaaggctaagcatatatttgatcctggacctatatagggttagagGTGGtacttctggacaaggaattcatatgcatcaagtggttccaatcaactcttataacttactgcatcaatcataagaacttgagtaatattcgtaaaatactaggagacttagaatgctccggggcttacctgggatccgacacaagtcagttcagttagcttgcaccgacttggtgacatctccggtcctagcacttgcttagtccttccatcttcgagatagatccaccaaacccaatcttcgagttcggctccacatcacatccttcacgtggttcatctagcgtacctaaatgagatgcaagatgcatgtgtatgaatgtgataaaTGTTAACACAAGATgcctcacataagcattcaagaccaacacaagattatgcaagacatagacaccaatagctatttaactaacatcacacaactaaccatagagagcaagcacattaagcatgacacaagtttaacaaggtcacaagtatcataacttgaccatcaacaagggcataagccacccttagcaacacatggagtaaacaaccacaactagcatatgtctatttctggactggaaagaacagcttcatgtttggatcataactagagttatacagatccaatagccatgcaataaGACAtcctagaaagcttatgaaattttctacaattcatctttaatcatcacagcatgattcccaagttaaaagggtcaaacagtcacatttatcaaatctagtccagaaattctagagaactacaatttctgaagaccaacttagaacattCATAACTCACAAATTATTTGGCCAAatgctatgaaaatttaacacaagatgtttaagttagttatatacaactttcttattatcatcttaagatgattctacagataacaaggccaattcatccaataattgcatctctgtctaaaatatggacagaaactgatatgtcacttcaaacagctacaaatggagttatatatgtccaataaatgtggttctagactttttagaaagcttaaaaaattataaataactttgttgtaaacacctaaagctaattatactattaagaaggccccatagtaagaacaaggaaaccctctgtgggtttgggcagaaacagccatagagatttaagcaagtataactcaagatctacttaaccaaaaatcatgatattgagctttttgaaaagcttaataaaagtactacaactcatgtagtatcataaagtcatgattcataacttaactaagccaattaattcaaacatgcagtcccattcagaataggagcaaatcaaaacagagcatttgttatttttataactcttaaactatcaagcctaaaatattgaaatttttaccagacatcaataataaccttagtagcactccacaaaaattgcACAATTATTTTAGCACAACTACAGTTAAAAAATAGACAAGTaggactagcattcaaaccctaactgcacaaatccatttttatagCTAAAACTTTagactaaaacatgccatattatagatctagtgaatagagaatttcacaaggattccaaaaagtcttcatttgctatttttggatttttctacaatttactatgaatttcaaAAGTTCCAGCCAATTTAAAAcaaatagatccaaaaggcactattcatatgagtcacagacTATGCAGTTAGGTCCCTCCCTTTCCTCGAATTTCAAGACGAGGTCCCTAACGCgaatcaaagcagggaggtcgtcGGGGAGCTCGTGATTTCGGCCGGAGGCTGCTCATCGACGGCGGTGGAGTGGCGATGGAGCATCGGGGAACCCGTGCTGGCGCTTGGCGGCGTCGGGCCTCACTCGCGCCAGGTCTCAGCCTGGCCAGCAGTGGACCGCAGCCTCCAGGCCATGTGTGCCAGCGGCGGCCACGGCGACCCTGCTGGTGGCAGCATTGCCGGTTGCACCGGAAGCCCTGGGAGACGGCGCTACGGGCGTGAGGTGGAGGGGATGAGGCAGAGATGGAGGCTGCAGCTGGTGGTGAGCGAGGAGGCACTGAGAAAAGAGAACGACAGTGCTCTGCTCGGCTGTCCATGGCTGAAAGCGAGAGTGAGACAgagaatgagagggagagagaaggaaAGGGCGCTCGGCTTCTCCACACCGTGCACGCGAGGCGAGCTGGCGAGCATGCAAGCGAGCGAGGGTGCCACGCGGCATTGAGACCCTACGGTCGGTCGGCCATTGCTGCTGCTCAGCAGTTCAAAATCTGAGAGAACTACTAATACCACCGCAAACAAACGACTGAAACTCGATTTTCTCCCCTTCATAACTCTCCAGCTGATCAATGATTTGATCAACCGATTGCACTGTTTCTTAGAGCTAAGTGTGTACTGCCATATTTCTTAAAGGAGTCTCGTCTAATTCTCAACGATTTCCAAATGATAATTTGCTAAAGATAGGTACACAAAAACTGAAATACGAAAATTCAGTCATCCAGACTTAGCCGATTTTCGAACCCTGAAAATAGCACTGGATTTGATATTGTGAGCGGCATTTGACTAAGGTAGGCACTAATTTAGCTCTTGagcattaaacaaagtttgttatactccACTCAACatttaacttttgtttaggttccactaccatgcaaacactctaagccacAGTTCAagccaagtcaaagtagcatcacggtaaagcttaaattagagattTAGACCAATTGCggcattttcttgacctctgctcaacacgaacccttcatgacttttattgtagagttcaattagagtcatttgggtaaggttccaaggtttggttgacaatctagaattccattcactttataaaacaattcaggcaaagacataacttgtcatttcatgtgacttcttgattccaaacttcatgaaacttttcctgtgatcaatatagatggatgttgatgcgagacacatgaaacaagtacatccaacattactcaagcatattttttttaaagggcagcatgtaagcaatggtgcatggtccaagtttaagtggtggctcgctttcatatgtttgacctaacatctccatcaccacttaacatgccatgtttgagctcaaacccattgcttaactggtgacaaacacctagggtgttacacctagAACATGAATTGGTAGTGTCATTGCCAATTGGTGTCGTCATTTCACAGATAAACACAGAGAAGGCAAACATTGGAACAACAGGCATTCTAGGCCAAACCCTAGAACACGAATCGAAGTCATCGAAGGGACGAATTAGAGAGGCAAAAGCAAAATCCCAAAATACAAGAGGGAACAGGAGCACCTGAGACTGCTCTGTGCCAACCGCAGCACCGCCGAGACCCACCGACACCGGGCACGAGCACCATAAGCGGCCACagcaggagagagggagagggggaaAGATGAGGACGACTGGCCTGCAAGGCCATGCCTCTGCCCTGCCCTGCGTCGGCTGCGCCACGGCCCGGTGGTAGATCGAgatggagggagagggagaggggaggggggcCACCCGTGCTGCGCCACctcaggagagagagggagagggagagaggaaggggaggcgacGGGAGCAAGAGAATGAGAGGGTAGGGGTCAACGAGCTCAGGGGCAAAATGGTCACTGAAGGCTAAAATTTTGGCTAATTTTTTTTAAAGTAGACTTAAAACTCAAAATGGCATTATAGCATGTTGGACTCGTTTCATAATGGCATTTCAGCGAAGCCCACAAAATTAATGGCATTTGGGCGAAGCCCACTCCCAGTAAGGGCAAAATTCTGATTTTCTCGCCGGCGAGCCGGATCCGGATCTCCCGGCCTTGGATCCATCTCCGACGCCACTAGATCTGCTCTTTGCAGTGGCACCCCCTCCTAGTTCAATGACAACTCCGGTGGTCGCCCCATGTCTTCCCCAGCTCTGATTGGTTCAGGCGTTTGTGGGTGGATCTGGCTCCTCTGGCAGCGAATTATGTGGCCCCACCTCTGGCGAGATGACGACGACATCAATGGCGATGCGCTTCCTTCACCTTCGTCTTCGACGTCTCCAGGCAGTCGGTGGCCAAATCCGGTCGTCCTGGCACGGAGCTGCTGCACCTGACTACAGATCCGCCCCCTCTACGTCTCCCCACCTCGGCTGGGGCCAGTGGCCGTGGCTGGTCCGGCGCGCGGTCCTTGCCTAGGGTCAGCGACCGTGGCTGGCTGGGCGTGTAGCCTTGGCCTGCAACCATGGTGGGCCAGGGCCGGGCGCATGGCTAGCCAGACCTGGGTCGGCGGCGGCGTCCACGACAGTGCTGGGGATGATCGTGCAGTGGAGCGGGGCACACAGTTTGGCTATGGGCGAGCTGGCAGTGGGGTAGTATGCCCACTTTCTTCTTCGCTCTCATTCTATAGGACCCAACAACGGCACAGTGTGCGTAGTTTGGTCGCGGGCTTGCCGGCGGCGGGGCTACATGCCCACGACCGTCTTGCCGGTGCGTGCCTTCCACCATTGCAGGCGAGTCCGGTAACGGCTCCGCACGGTGTGTCGGCGGCCGACACATGTTGGCCGGTGCGCGCCTCTCTCCATCGCGGGTGAGTCCAGGAACGGCTCGGCGTGGTGTGTCGGCGTCCGGCAACCCTCCTCTGTCTTGGCATGATCGCTTGCCGGTGCGCGCCTCCCACTGTCGCGGGCGAGTCTAGTAGTGGCTCCGCGCGGTGTGGCGGCGGCTGGCAAGCCCCCCCTCGATAGCCGGTGCGCGCCTTCCACTGTCGCGGATGAGTCCGGTAGCGGCTCCATGCGGGGTGGAGGCGGCTGCCCCCCCCCCTCAAGTGTGGACGCTTGCCGGTGTGCGTCTCACCGCCGTTTTGGGTGAGTCAACGGGGGCACTGGCAAAGGTTCTGGGTGAAAGCCTAACTCAGATTAGTATAGGCCAGTGACGAGATCTCCTTCTTGAAGGCATCATTGAAGAACCTCAGCTCTTGTTGCAGTCTCTTGGTTTGACCCACTCAGCACCTCGGCACATGGCTCGTGCGAAAGCCCCACCAAGCCCCTGCAGAGCTCCTCTTCATGCTTGGCTGACGATGATTACGTTGCGGCATCATTCACCTCCCTGGAGGCATCGTTGAAGAgctcatgtgtctttggtggtggtggtgttgttGCTCTTTCTTCTCCCTTTTGGGGTTTCTATGGTTTTGCCACCTTTCACCATTGTGCTGGGACGTATTGTTGTAAATAAATGACTGTAAACTATATAACGGGTTGTTTTGGGCCAATATATAAAATCAGGTGAGGAACGCTTCCCTGTTGACCTTAAAAAAAGCATCTGTCGACTTTTAAACTCTTCAGTTATAGTCAAGCAAAAATGCTGGAACAAGTGTTTAAATCTAGGGGTTAAAGTTTAGGGGAGTCATATCGGGTGTCACATATGGGTGTCACATTGagtgtttggatagtaataataaaacaaattacacaagtactcagtaatccgcgagacgaatttattaagtctaattaatccatcattagcacgtgttactgtagcaccacgttgtcaaattatagactaattaggattaaaaaattcatctcgtaaattagtctcaatatgtgcatttagttttgtaattagtctatatttaatactctatgcatgtgtcaagCATCCGATGTGACAGGAGCTAAAGTTTAGAGGGGAAAAATAAACACAGCCATTCAATTGTGAATGGTCGAGACAGGAATTATGTAATTCCGTTATCTTAAAAAAAACAAAGATGCATGCTCTCCTGCTGTTTTTGTCTATACTATATATACTGAGAGTGGACTTTTCGGATGCTCTTCTGATCGCAAGGGCTATCTTAGGGACAAATTTAACTTTCCCCTTATGAATGAGACATAGACACTTAATGCACACATGTCATAATTGTTTAGCATTACATTAGCTGCCAACCTCCAAGAAAATTCAACAAACTCCTAAGGAAATAACAATTTAACTTGACGATTTAGAATAACACCCAAGAAAATAGTTGTTTTCTTTAACGGTTAAGAACAACACTCAAGAAAATGGTCAATTTTCTTGACTATTTACAattacactcatggaaggtgctTACAACCCGCCCAGGAAATATCAGCCCTCAAGGAATATATATTTCTTTTTGGAGGTCGGTGAGGTGCGCCAAGAAAACTACATGTTTTTTGTGGTTCTATTCTAGCCCTAAAAAAATTCTTATAGCACTTAAGATAATTTAAGATTGTGGTAGTGACAAATTCAGAAACTGAGACATCTATACTAGTATCATGAGGAAGACGTGCCATCGCACATATGCCTAGCCGCAAGCATCTTTTCTTCTATGACATATTTTTTTCCCAACCAGAACCAGGGAATGAGAGAAGGTAGGTTCATGTATCCCTGTCATGATGCGATCAGGGATACCGATCGAGAGGAAGAGTTAAATAATGTCGCGCGATGACCATGCATTAGCATATATATGGGTTGAAAATTGCAGGTACCACCGTCCACTATGCTCTCCCCCCTCTCCATGGCAGCTGTGAGAGTAGCAGCTGCGATGCTTGGTCGTcttctgctcctgctcctcctgctAGCCGTCTCTTCCGACGCCTACGATGGAGGCAGCCATCCGCAGATCAGCCGGAGAAGCTTCCCCGAAGGGTTCATCTTCGGGACGGCCTCGTCGGCATATCAGGTGATGAATGTTCCTTGCAATTCTTCAGGACTATTAACTTTAGCTCCTGAGATGTTTCAGAGTTAGTTTCTTGTTGAGCATCTGGGACAAATTCTAATGACTTGCTGGTGATGTTCATCACGTACATGCAGTATGAGGGTGGTGCAATGGAGGGGGGAAGACGGCCAAGCATCTGGGACACCTTCACCCATCAGCACCCAGGCATGTGTtcatcctttctctctctctccccgttGAAACTTGAAAGAGTGAAGCATATAAAAACCATCGCCATCATGTTCAACCGCTACATGATcacttcaaagttcaaacatGCATGATTCGGTGTGGTGGTCcaaaaataaatcaaaatttTAGCTAGATGATGGAATAAGATACATTCCTGCTGCTACATCATGGATATATGTATCTCTCTTCTTGATACGAAGTTTCATTATATACAACAAAGCTAGCATATACACGCACTACCATGATATCAACGGAATGAAAACAAGTCTTAGGAGATGCAAATCCTATTATAGACTATATATCATACATATGCTTGTCGAAGAATTCCCAAGTAATTGATTTCAACGGCCGACAAGCATGCATGCCCCAATATAGGACTGTCTACCTTTTTAATTTCTGTTACAGTGCCCAAAATCTGATCCAGTAAGTAGCGATAAATAAAATTTTTGGTACCACTTGGAGACCTGTAGAGACATAAAGTAGTACATTTCTCCTAAAACTGCTAGAGGATATAGTACTCTATGATTACCTCAAGAAATAGGTGTTTGAAATGCCTGGTCACATTTCTATTATCAGCAGTGGCAGTCTTTCTTGACAATTTTTAGCCATTGGCCAGGGTAACAGTCTTAACACAGATAGAGAAAATCcttccaaaaaaagaaaaaaccatCCCAAGTTGTGTCTATCCTCAGTGAGATTGTCCCCAAAGAAGATTTGTTTTATTCTGCACAAATATTTGCTGATCGGGGATTAGCTTGACCCCCAGTACGTCCAGCTCATGACAATCTCATAAGTCACAATTCCAGTCGTTCATACCATGAGCCAACCTGTCACTACCTGCTCAGTTCCATTTTCTCCGTATGTAACTTTTTTTAACAGGGAGTATGAAGCAAGTGGTTGAATTATTGATCGTACTTGTGACAGTGAAGCTTAGTTGACTAGTCCAAACACCACTAGCAACTTGTGTGCATTATTATTAATTTAAATGActagaaaaaaacaaaacaagaaCAACCCATCTATGGAACTTACTGATTCTCTAATTTGGCAGATAAAATCGCCGACAGGAGTAATGGGGACGTTGCAGTGGATTCCTACCATCGTTACAAGGTAGGAATTTATTAGTTTCTTTAAAAGGTATCCTTCTTTTAGTTTATTTTGGTTCAAAATAAATTCCCGTAACAATTTTAATGATTATATAGTCAAAGTAGTGCCGATATGTATCTTTGTATCAACTCGATGTAATGATCTTGAAACATAATAAAAGATTCCTTTATCCAAAAAAGGTTATATTAAGTTTTAATAAGATCTTTAAGTTTGAAAACCAAACCACAACATAAGTGTGGTATTAGCACATCATGGATCAATATAATAGTGACTTGCCCAAAATGCAGGAAGATGTGCGCATTATGAAGGATATGGGAATGGATGCCTACAGATTTTCCATATCCTGGACTAGAATTCTTCCAAGTAAGTGTGGTATATTGTTTAGACGTTGTCTTACATGTCTTCTAAAGTTCAAACCCATCAAATCAAATTTAAACGTCTCAATCTAATGACAGATGGAAGTCTGAGCGGTGGAGTCAACAGAGAAGGAATCATGTACTACAACAATTTGATTGGTGAGCTTCTGTTGAAAGGTATACCTCCTTTCTTTACTTCCATCAAATGATTCTGTATACTCATATACCTATCAAATATTCTCATATATATTTGCATACATCTGCAGGGGTGCAACCATTTGTGACACTTTTTCATTGGGACTCGCCCCAGGCATTAGAAGATAAATATGGAGGATTCCTTAGTCCTAATATTATGTGAGTAACGACGTTTTGGTCATTTCTGATTGCAAAAATACTTCTAGACTCACCTGCATAAGTTAAACTGGAAAGTGATCACCAGATTAAAAAGCTTAAATGAGCACAAGGCAGCTTAGTCATACGCAAAATACTAATACTGTCATAAATAGACTAATACTGTCATAAATAGAATATGACCGTTCCATTTACTTGTCAGCTATAAAGTATAAACATGCAAAAGTACAAACAAAAAGAATCCTCAATTAATTGTTGCTAGGGTTCCTTTGGCCTAGTCTTCTGGCATAAATAGTTTACCGGAAACAAAGAAAAACTTATATCAACAGTATATTCTATTTATCCTAAGTCATACTCATCAATTTATCCTAACATATTATGTTAAGAAAGAGGGCCATAGATAGATTGAGTTTGGGTTAGCATCTCCGTCCTTTGTGAGTTTTGTTGTGTTTGTCACTTCCTGGCCGCATCCTGGAATGACACTTTGTACACAAAACCCTCTTTTTCCTACCTTAATTGAAGGGTAGAGCTCCTGCCACTATTTAAAAAAAACTCATCAATTTATTTACTTGCGTTAGGCAGTAACAAATTGACAACATATTATCCTACAAAAATGGAGAAAAACTTATAGCAAAACTAGTCCTCAATGGGGATATTAAATACTAACATGTTGACGCTGGCATCAGATTGACGATTCCTTTATGCTAAAATTGCTGTTTATGTACACTCACTGAAAGTCACATGACGATAAATAAAACTGTCAATGTTGCAGAAACGACTATAAGGATTATGCTGAGGTTTGCATCAAGGAGTTTGGCGATAGAGTGAAACACTGGATCACATTCAATGAACCCTTGAGCTTCTGCGCAACAGGGTACGCATGGGGCACATTTGCACCAGGCCGGTGCTCGCCATGGGAGCAGGGCAAATGCAGCGCTGGGGATTCTGGAAGGGAGCCTTACACTGCATGTCACCATCAAATACTAGCCCATGCAGAAACAGTCCGATTGTACAAAGAAAAATACCAGGTCAGTGATGAACTCTCTATGAAATTGTCATAGTGGATAGGTTGGCCATAATAAAAGCAGACATCTATTTAGATTAGAGAGCCTCATTTTCTAGTCTCTATGGGTATATTCAGAAGTTCTAAGGTTTAGGAGAACAAAAGTTCAAAAACTTACAGCACCATGGTATGGTTTTTAGGTCAAGTAGTTGGTTACGGTCTTATTGTTAAAAATCATGCATGTATTCAAAATGTATTGTTTCTATTTGCCAAATATCTCCAAACATCACTCCCATTTGTCTGATATATTGAATGTCAAATGCAGGCTGTGCAAAAGGGAAAGATCGGAATAACTTTAGTCACAAATTGGTTTGTTCCTTTCTCCCGTTCAAGATCCAATGATG encodes:
- the LOC136534629 gene encoding beta-glucosidase 12-like; the encoded protein is MAAVRVAAAMLGRLLLLLLLLAVSSDAYDGGSHPQISRRSFPEGFIFGTASSAYQYEGGAMEGGRRPSIWDTFTHQHPDKIADRSNGDVAVDSYHRYKEDVRIMKDMGMDAYRFSISWTRILPNGSLSGGVNREGIMYYNNLIGELLLKGVQPFVTLFHWDSPQALEDKYGGFLSPNIINDYKDYAEVCIKEFGDRVKHWITFNEPLSFCATGYAWGTFAPGRCSPWEQGKCSAGDSGREPYTACHHQILAHAETVRLYKEKYQAVQKGKIGITLVTNWFVPFSRSRSNDAAARRALDFMFGWFMDPLIRGHYPESMRRLVGNRLPQFTSEQSELVKGAFDFIGLNYYTANYAANLPPSNGLNLSYSTDSQANLTGVRNGVPIGPQAASSWLYIYPQGFCDLLLYVKENYGNPTVYITENGVDEVNNKSLPLQEALKDSTRIEYYHKHLLALQSAISRGANVKGYFAWSLLDNFEWVNGYTVRFGIYFVDYSDGLKRYPKSSAHWFKEFLKK